The genomic window AGAGCTTCTAAAATTTGAGCTTCTACAAAATGTCCAATTCTTACCTTTGCCATTACAGGTATAGAAACAGCAGCTTGAATCTCTTTTATCATTTTTGGATCAGACATTCTAGCAACTCCACCATCTTTTCTTATATCAGCAGGAACTCTTTCTAAAGCCATAACAGCACAAGCACCAGCTTCTTCAGCTATTTTAGCTTCTTTCACATTAGTAACATCCATTATTATTCCGCCTTTAAGCATTTGAGCTAGATTTTTATTTAATTCATATTTTGACATAGTAAAAACCTCCATATTGAATATTTTTTAGAATAATATATAATATGAGTATCGATACAGTTTCATATATTGTAATTTATATTATAAGTATCACATAAAATTCGTATTAATTCAATATTAAAAAAGGCTAAGTGTATCGGTACAATTTTAAAGGAGATAGATTCTATGTTAGATATATCATTAAAAAGTGGAGAGAAAATATATATTCAAATATACTATAAATTAAAAGAGATGATTGAAAATGGTGAGTTAAAAGGGAAAATTTTTTCTATTAGAGAGTTAGCTAAAAAATTTGGAGTGAGCCATTCATCTGTAATAAAAGCTTATGAAAAATTAGAAGAAAATGGATATATTTATTTAAGAGGTGGAAGTGGAGCTTATGTAAATTATAATATAGAGAAAAAATTTTATCCAGAAGATCATATGGAAAATGAAATATTTAAATATGGATATTTTAATAGTGAATATAGAATAGATTTCTCTACTGCTTCTCCAAGTGCAGATTTTTTACCTGTTGAAGAGTTAAAAAAAAGTATAAATCATATTTTAGATAGAGATGGTGGAAAAGCACTATTATATGAAAATCCTCTAGGATATATGGAGCTTAGAAAAAGTATAAAAAAGCAGTTAAAAAAAGAGGGTATAGACGTTGAAATAAAGAATATTCAAATTGTTTCTGGAGCTCAACAAGGGATAGATATTATAAGTAAAGTTATGATAACTTCAGGAGATATAGTGGTTACAGAAGATCCAGTATATAAAGGAGCAATAGTTAGTTTTAAAAATAATGGAGCAAAGGTAGAGAAAGTTCAATTAAAAAAAGATGGAATTGATTTAAAAGAATTGGAAAAAATTTTAAAAAGAGAAAAGACAAGGTTTTTATATACAGCTTCAACTTATCAAAATCCTACTGGAATCTCTATGTCTGAAAGCAAAAGAAAAGAGTTATTAAAATTAGCTGAGAAATATGATTTTTATATAATTGAAGATGATTGTAGCTCAGATATATATTTTTCTGATGAGAGAATAAAAAGTATAAAAAGTTTTGATAAAAATAATAGAGTAATCTATATAAAAAGCTATTCAAAAGTATTTATGCCTGGATTTAGATTAGGATTTATCATAGTTCCAGAAAAAATAGCAACTTCAGTATTAGGTGGAAAATACTCTAGTGATATTTCAAACTCGGGATTAAATCAAAGGGTATTTCAATATTTTCTTGAAGAGGGAATATGGGAGAAACATATTGAAAGATCAAGAAAAGAGTTTAAGAGAAAGCAACTGTATATGTATAATAGGTTAAAAAAAATAGAAAATTTGAAATTAAATAAACCAAAGGGTGGAATGAATTTGTGGGTTGAACTTCCATATGAGATAACAGGAGAAGCTGTTTATATGAAACTTTTAAGAAGAGGAGTAGGAATTTTACCAGGGGTTGTTTTTTCTGAAAAGGCATATAATTATATAAGATTAAGTTTTGCTCAATGTACAGAGGAAGAGATAGATGAAGGAATAAATATTTTAGAAACAGTGATAGATGAATTAAGATAGGAGAAGATATGTTTAATAGGAGAGAAGGAAATATAAAGAGAATAAAGATAAAATTAATAATTTTAGCTATTTTAGTAGTTATATCTTTAATTGTAAAATTTATAAACAGATAATAAAAAAGCTGAAGGAATTAGTGTTACTAAAAACTTCAGCTTTTGCTTATTAATTTCTTTCTTCTTTTAAAAGTTCTAAAGTAACTTTAGTAGCAGCTACACAAGTTACTAATGGAGCAATAAAGATTCCTATAAAAGGAATAAGAAATAAAATAGTAAATATACTTCCTATCCATAGAGAGTAAAATCTCTGTTTTTTTAAAAATTTTAGACTCTCTTCAGGAGTAAAATTATATCTTTCAAGGGTATAATCTATAAAAGAAAAACCAGTAAAATATCCTTGAAGTAGAAACATTAATAGCGGAATAGAAAGATTTATAGGAAATAAAAAACTACATAACATAATTATAAACATTCCTATAAGTTGCTTTATAAAACTTTTAACTCCAATCTGTATTCCTCTCCAAATAAATCTCATATTGTCATTAAAAGAGAAATCATACTCTTTTCCTGTAAGATAATTATCAACTTTTTCTGAAACATATCCCATAAATGGGGATAAAATAACTAAAAGAACAGATTTATATATGAGAAAATATATCGATGCTACAACTATCCAAATAGTAATTTTTAATATCATTGAGATAATTGAATGGTATTCAGAGATATTAAAGATATTCTCTAAATAATTTAATAATCCACCTGAAATAAAATTTGCTCCAATCATCATTAAAATAAAAAGGAAAGCACCTAAAATTCCAGGAATAAAATAATATTTTTTTAAACCTATTATTCTAATTAAACTAAAAGATTCAGAAAACGCTGTTAAAACTAATTTAATACTTTTCATTTTAAACCTCTTTAATCTTCAAGATGAGAAATATCAGAGAAAACCTTAATATTAAATTTTTTATCCTTATATTCTACAATTGATAAACTTGTATTTCTAGGAACTTTTGCAGCTCCTAAATCGCTGATATTTTCATCGTTTATAATATGGAATAAAGCCTTTAAAGTTACTCCATGAGTAACAACTGCTATTCTATCGCCATCTTTGTGCATAGCTAAAAGTTTATTTAATCCAACTTTTACCCTTTCAATAACCTCATAGTAAGTTTCTCCATTATACCCTGTTGGAGCATAATCTTTAGGATTATTAAAGAAGTTATAAAATTCCTCTGGGTATTTTTTCTCAAACTCCTCACGAGGAACTCCCTCCATGTTTCCCATTGAGATCTCTCTAAATTCATCAATAAATTTAATCTCCTGTTTCTTATCTCCTAAAATTAACTTGCTTGTAGCAATTGTTCTTCCCATAGGAGATGAGTAAAAAGCTGTAAATTCAGTATCTTTTAGTTTTTCACCAAGTTTTCTAGCTTGAGACATACCAAGTTCAGTTAAAGGTGAATCAGAGCTCCCTTGAAATATTTTTAGAGTATTCCATAGAGTTTCTCCATGACGTATAAAGTAAATTTCCATTTATCAGTTCCTTTCTATTTTTAAAATTTATTTGCTTACACTTTTAAATTTTTCACTTTGTAAAAATCTTTTAATATTATTAATTCTAGTTTGATCATTTGGGTGAGTACTTAAAAACTCTGGAGACTGTTTTCCAGCACTAGCTTTTGCCATTCTTTGCCAGAATGTTAAAGCATAATTGGGGTTATAACCTGCTATTTTCATAAAAATAAGTCCTAGTTCATCAGCTTCAGTTTCTTGAGTTCTACTGTAATTAAGCATAATAAGATTTGATGCACTTCCATATAGTTCTTGAGGAACTCCAAAAGCAACACCTAATAGAGCACCTACACCATTTTGAATCATAGATTGACTTTGTTGTTCTCTACTATGTTGAGCTATAGCATGAGCAATTTCATGTGACATTACTACTGCTAATCCCTGTTCATTTTGAGTATAAGGTAAAATACCAGTATATACAGCAACTTTTCCACCAGGCATACACCAAGCATTAGGAGTTTTATCTTTTAATAAGTTAAATTCCCAAGCATATTTTATATTTGATTTTCTCTCTTCTGGATGAAGTTGGAAGTATCTTTCAACAGCTTTAGCAATATTATTTCCTACTTTTTTTACTACTTTAGCATCGTTATTATTTAGAACAACACTTTGATTTAAAACTTGTCTATATTGTGTATAACTTTGTTGAATAAGTGGAGCTTCATCAACTAATAGAAGTTGTTTTCTTCCTGAGATTGGAGCACTACTACATGAAATAACTAATAATGATATAAATATAATTGACAATAATTTTTTTAACTTCATAGGCTTCCTCCAAGTTTAAATTTTCTTTGTATATTTTCTTACTTTAAAGTATAATAAAGTTATACTAATATTTTACACAATTTAAAGGAGGTTGTAAATTGAAATTTTTAGGAGTAATACCATCTAGATATGCATCTACAAGATTAGAGGGAAAACCTTTAAAAGATATATGTGGACATACTATGGTGGAATGGGTATATAAAAGAGCGTTAAAATCTAAATTAGATGGTGTAGTTGTAGCAACTGATGATGAGAGAATTGTTGATGAAGTAAAATCTTTTGGTGGAAATGTTATTTTAACAAGAAAAGATCATATTAATGGAACAAGTAGAATAGCTGAGGTATGTGAAACTTATACTGATTATGATGTAATTGTAAATATTCAAGGGGATGAACCATTAATAGAGCCAGATATGATTAACTCTATTATAGATTCATTTATTGAGGACAATACAATTCCTATGAGTACATTAAAATATAAGCTTACAGATATGGCAGAGATTGAAAATCCAAATGCAGTAAAAGTTGTAACTGATAAAAATGATTTTGCTATCTATTTTTCAAGAAGTGTAATTCCATATCCAAGAAATCTAAATATGGATAATTATTATAAACATGTGGGAATCTATGGATATAAGAGAGATTTTGTAATGGAATATGCTAAAATGACATCAACACCATTGGAACTTTCTGAATCTTTAGAGCAATTAAGAGTTTTAGAAAATGGATATAAGATTAAAGTTTTAGAAACTCCATATAAGATAATAGGTGTAGATACACAAGAGGAATTAGAAAGAGTAAGAGAGTATATAACTAAAAATGGATTAGTTATTGACTAAGAATGGAGAAAATAGATGTCTAAGAAATTAAAATTTATTTTAGGAGCAGTTCTAGCATTTAGCTTATTTACTGGATGTTCAAACTCGGATAAAAATAGACCTAGTATTTTTAAGCCTAGTGTACAAAAGCCACAACATGTAAAGGGAAAATATGAGTTAGATTATACATTCTTTAAGAAAAACAATCTTCCTATTCCAGATAATTATAAGGGAAATGTTGTTGAATATCTTTTGATTGGAAATGATGTTCATAAGGAACATAGAGATGAGTTCTTTAATGAGTATAATGAAGATGAAGTATTAGCTTTTTTCAAAAATACTAAAATAAAAGGATATGGAGATAATTCAAGTTATTGGAGATGGAAAATGACATTTACCGAGGATGAATTTAATAACTCTGTTAAATATAATCTGCCAATAGTTTATAGATCTCGTCCTAGAGATGTGCTTACATTAGTAGGTGGAGAATGGAAAAATCTACCAATAACTTCTAGTAGTATAGGAGAGATAAAAGATGTACAAGTTGCTGCTAGAGGAAAATCTGGAGTAATAACTTATCTATTAATAACAACTACTAAAAATAGATATTTAGTTGCTAAAGAGCTAAATATAAGAAAATTATTGACTGCTGATAAAAATAGCATAAAGACTGGTAGAGTAATTGGACTT from uncultured Fusobacterium sp. includes these protein-coding regions:
- a CDS encoding PLP-dependent aminotransferase family protein → MLDISLKSGEKIYIQIYYKLKEMIENGELKGKIFSIRELAKKFGVSHSSVIKAYEKLEENGYIYLRGGSGAYVNYNIEKKFYPEDHMENEIFKYGYFNSEYRIDFSTASPSADFLPVEELKKSINHILDRDGGKALLYENPLGYMELRKSIKKQLKKEGIDVEIKNIQIVSGAQQGIDIISKVMITSGDIVVTEDPVYKGAIVSFKNNGAKVEKVQLKKDGIDLKELEKILKREKTRFLYTASTYQNPTGISMSESKRKELLKLAEKYDFYIIEDDCSSDIYFSDERIKSIKSFDKNNRVIYIKSYSKVFMPGFRLGFIIVPEKIATSVLGGKYSSDISNSGLNQRVFQYFLEEGIWEKHIERSRKEFKRKQLYMYNRLKKIENLKLNKPKGGMNLWVELPYEITGEAVYMKLLRRGVGILPGVVFSEKAYNYIRLSFAQCTEEEIDEGINILETVIDELR
- a CDS encoding EI24 domain-containing protein, encoding MKSIKLVLTAFSESFSLIRIIGLKKYYFIPGILGAFLFILMMIGANFISGGLLNYLENIFNISEYHSIISMILKITIWIVVASIYFLIYKSVLLVILSPFMGYVSEKVDNYLTGKEYDFSFNDNMRFIWRGIQIGVKSFIKQLIGMFIIMLCSFLFPINLSIPLLMFLLQGYFTGFSFIDYTLERYNFTPEESLKFLKKQRFYSLWIGSIFTILFLIPFIGIFIAPLVTCVAATKVTLELLKEERN
- a CDS encoding histidine phosphatase family protein, giving the protein MEIYFIRHGETLWNTLKIFQGSSDSPLTELGMSQARKLGEKLKDTEFTAFYSSPMGRTIATSKLILGDKKQEIKFIDEFREISMGNMEGVPREEFEKKYPEEFYNFFNNPKDYAPTGYNGETYYEVIERVKVGLNKLLAMHKDGDRIAVVTHGVTLKALFHIINDENISDLGAAKVPRNTSLSIVEYKDKKFNIKVFSDISHLED
- a CDS encoding M48 family metallopeptidase, which encodes MKLKKLLSIIFISLLVISCSSAPISGRKQLLLVDEAPLIQQSYTQYRQVLNQSVVLNNNDAKVVKKVGNNIAKAVERYFQLHPEERKSNIKYAWEFNLLKDKTPNAWCMPGGKVAVYTGILPYTQNEQGLAVVMSHEIAHAIAQHSREQQSQSMIQNGVGALLGVAFGVPQELYGSASNLIMLNYSRTQETEADELGLIFMKIAGYNPNYALTFWQRMAKASAGKQSPEFLSTHPNDQTRINNIKRFLQSEKFKSVSK
- the kdsB gene encoding 3-deoxy-manno-octulosonate cytidylyltransferase — encoded protein: MKFLGVIPSRYASTRLEGKPLKDICGHTMVEWVYKRALKSKLDGVVVATDDERIVDEVKSFGGNVILTRKDHINGTSRIAEVCETYTDYDVIVNIQGDEPLIEPDMINSIIDSFIEDNTIPMSTLKYKLTDMAEIENPNAVKVVTDKNDFAIYFSRSVIPYPRNLNMDNYYKHVGIYGYKRDFVMEYAKMTSTPLELSESLEQLRVLENGYKIKVLETPYKIIGVDTQEELERVREYITKNGLVID